The Halopelagius inordinatus genomic interval GAATCCGGGTTCGACGTCCGCGGCGACGCCGGACGGGAGCGACGAAAAGAGGAGGTCCACGTCGTCCGGCACCGCCTCGGGTGCCGTCTCCGTGACGGTCATCTCCGCGACGTCCTCCGGAATCGGCGCGTTGACGCGCCACTTGGCCGCCTCCCCGTACGTCTTGCCCGCACTCGCTTCGCTCGCGGTCAGCGCCGCGAGTTCGAACGTCGGGTGGTTCTCCAGTAGTTGAATGAATCGCTGCCCGACCGCTCCGGTTGCGCCGAGGATTCCGACTCGTACTGCCATTGGCGTGAGGTTCCGTACCACGGCCATAAGGCCGTTTGGATTCGAGCCGTATTTCACGAACGTTCAGAACGGTCCCGGCGACGCGCCCGAAGTAGGACGTTCGTCCAGACGCGGGCGGTCGTCGTTTCGACGGGCGTCGAACACCGCTCCGTGCGGAACCGATAGAATGAGGTGACGCGTTCCTGAATACGTGCGTAAATGTTCAGTAAGGTTCTCGTTGCCAACCGAGGAGAGATAGCCGTCCGCGTGATGCGGGCCTGCGAGGAGTTGGGCGTCCGCACCGTCGCCGTCTACAGCGACGCCGACAAACACGGCGGACACGTCCGGTACGCCGACGAGGCCTACAACGTCGGCCCCGCACGTGCCGCGGACTCCTACCTCGACCACGAGGCGGTCATCGACGCGGCGCGGAAGGCCGGTGCGGACGCCATCCACCCGGGGTACGGCTTCCTCGCCGAGAACGCCGAGTTCGCCCGCGAAGTCGAACAGACGGACATCAAGTGGATCGGTCCCTCCGCCGACGCGATGGAACGCCTCGGCGAGAAGACGAAGGCGCGCGCCCTGATGCAGGAGGCCGACGTGCCAGTCGTCCCGGGAACGACCGAACCGGTAGCGTCCGTCGAAGAGGTCAAGGACGTGGCCGAGGAGTTCGGTTACCCCGTCGCCATCAAGGCGGAGGGCGGCGGCGGCGGCCGCGGTCTGAAGGTCGTCCGAAACGAGGAAGAGGCCGAAGAGCAGTTAGAGACCGCAAAACGCGAGGGTGAGGCGTACTTCGACAACGCCTCCGTCTACGTCGAGAAGTACCTCGAATCGCCGCGACACGTCGAGGTGCAGATTCTCGCGGACGAACACGGCAACGTCCGCCACCTCGGCGAACGCGACTGTTCGCTTCAGCGCCGCCACCAGAAGGTCATAGAGGAGGCACCGTCGCCCGCACTCGACGACGACCTGCGCGAACGCATCGGCGAGGCGGCGCGCCGCGGCGTCCGCGAGGCGAAATACTACAACGCCGGGACGGTGGAGTTCCTCGTCGAAGACGGGGAGTTCTACTTCATGGAGGTGAACACCAGAATTCAGGTCGAACACACGGTCACCGAACAGGTGACGGGTCTCGACGTGGTGAAGTGGCAACTGCGCGTCGCCGCGGGCGAGGAACTCGACTTCGAACAGGACGACGTGGAGATAGAGGGCCACTCCATCGAGTTCCGCATCAACGCCGAGAAGGCGGACGAGGAGTTCGCGCCCGTGACGGGCGGTTCGCTCGAAACGTACGACCCGCCGGGCGGCATCGGCGTCCGCGTCGACGACGCTCTCCGGCAGGACGACGAACTCGTGACGGATTACGACTCGATGATAGCGAAACTCATCGTCACCGCCTCGGACCGCGAGGAGTGTCTCGCCCGGTCCGAACGCGCCCTCTCGGAGTACGACATCGAGGGCATCGAGACCATCGTCCCGTTCCACCGCCTCATGCTCACGGACGAGGCGTTCCTCGCGGGCGAACACACGACGAAGTATCTCGACGAGGAGTTAGACAGAGAACGAATCGCCCAAGCCGTCGAGAAGTGGGGTCCCGAAGAGCGAAGCGACGGCGAAGACGACGAAGAGGTGACCGAACGCGAGTTCACCGTCGAGGTCAACGGCAAGCGCTTCGAGGTGAGCCTCGAAGAACGCGGCGCGCCGGCCATCCCGACGCCGAGTGCCGCAAACGGCGGGTCGGCCACGCGTTCGCGCCCCGACGAGGCAACGAGCGACGACGGCGGCGAAGTCGAAATCGAGGGCGACGGCGAGCAGATTACCGCGGAGATGCAAGGGACCATCCTCTCCGTGGACGTCGAGAGCGGAGACGAAGTCGCCGCGGGCGACGTCGTCTGCGTGTTGGAGGCGATGAAGATGGAAAACGACGTCGTGGCCGAACGCGGCGGCACCGTCTCGCAGGTTCTCGTCTCGGAGGGCGAGAGCGTCGATATGGGCGACCCGCTCGTCGTCCTCGAATAGGGCTCCGACCGCGCTCTCAGTCTAACTCTTTCACCACTTTCGCGGGGTTGCCCCGCACGACGACGTTGTCGGGTACGTCTTCTGTTACCACCGCACCGGAGGCCACCACCGCGTCGTCGCCGACGGTCACGCCCGGATTCACCACCGCCCGCCCGCCGAACCACACTCTGTCGCCGACGGTGACCGGTTTCCCGTACTCCCGCCCGGCGGTTCGTTCCTCGGCGTCGAGCGGATGCGTCGCGGTGTAGACGTGGACGCCCGGCGCGAGCATGCAGTCGTCGCCGAACTCGACGGGACAGACGTCGAGGAAGACGCAGTCGAAGTTCGCGTAGAAGTCGTCGCCGACGGAGATATTGTCGCCGTAGTCGCACTTCAGCGTCGGTTCGACGGTGGGGTTCTCGCCCACCGCCCCGAACAGGTCTCTGAGTATCCGTTCGCGTTCGGCCCCGTCGTCGATTCCCGTCGCGTTGTAGCGTTCGGTCAGGCGGCGGGCCGCGCGCCGTTCCGCCACGAGCGTCTCGTCCGTCGGGTCGTACATCTCGCCCGCGAGCATCTTCTCTTTTTCCGAAGGCATCGTCTCTCCGCAGACGACCGACGGGCAGATAGCTCTTCGGAGGGGGCTCTCGCCACCGAGAGCGGAGGCAGTCGGGCCGGAGTCGCGTCCGAATCCGCGACGGCGCGCGGAACTCTCGGCTCGGAACCCCGAGATTCATCTCGGCGCGCCGGCTCTCTCCTCGTATGAACGACACGCGACGCGCTCTCCTCTCTGCGCTGTCGGACGGACCGGTCGCCGGGCCGGAACTCGCGGAGCGACTCGGCGTCTCCCGTGCGGCGGTGTGGAAACAGGTCGAATCACTCCGCGAGGACGGGTTCGGCGTCGAGAGCGGAGACGACGGCTACCGCGTGACCGACGTCCCGGAGTACGGCGAGTCGGCCGTCGCGTTCGGCCTCGACGCGCCGTTCGAGGTGGAGTACCACGACTCGCTCGGAAGCACCAACGACCGGGGGCGGGAACTCGCCGTCGCCGGCGCGTCGAACGTCGCCGTCGTCGCGAACGAACAGACCGGCGGCCGGGGCCGCCTCGAACGCGAGTGGACCGCACCTTCGGGCGGCGTCTGGGTGAGCCTCCTCGTTCGTCCGGACCAACCGCCCGCGCACGTCCCGGCGTTCACGCTGGCGGCGGCGGTGGCGACGACGCGCGCGGCACGCGAGGCGGGGGTTGACGCGCACATCAAGTGGCCGAACGACGTGCTCGTCGGAGACGTAGACGACGAGGACGCGGGGGAAACGGCGGGTCGCGGCGGGCGGAAACTCGCCGGGGTCCTCACCGAGATGGAGGGGGAGGCGGACCGAGTCTCCTGGGTCGTCGTCGGCATCGGCGTCAACGCGAACGTCGACGCCGCGGACCTCCCGCCGGGCGCGACGAGCATCCGTGCGGAGGCCGGCGACGTCTCTCGGCGCGCGTTCGTCCAGCGTCTGATCGAGGAGTTTCACGCGCTTTCCGAGGACACGGAGGCCGTCCTCCCGGCGTGGCGCGAGTACAGTTCGACGCTCGGACGGCGAGTGCGCGTCGAGACGCCCGGCGGAACGGTGGAGGGTGAGGCGATAGACGTGCGGTTCCCCGGCGCGTTGGTCGTCCGGACCGACGACGGCGAGACGGTCGTCCACGCGGGCGACTGCGAGCATCTCCGCTCGACGTAGCGCGGCCCGACGTCGCTCTCGACTCCGTCAGTCGGCTTCGACGCCGGACCCCGATTCGCGTTCGCCCTCGACGCCCTCCTCCTCCGCGCGACTCGCCGCCCGCCCCGTCTCCTCGCCGTCGCCGACGTCCGCGCCGACTCTGACGGTGAGGACGGGGACGTTCGAGGCGCGGATGACCTTCTCCGCGACGCTTCCGAGCAGTAGCCTGTCGAGTCCGCCGCGGCCGTGCGTCCCCATCACGACGAGGTCACAGCCCTCCCGTTCGGCGTACTCGACTATCTCGCGACTCGGAGAGCCGTCTATGATTTTCGTCTCGGCGGGGATGTCCGCGTCGGTGGCGATACGTCTCACCTCCGCGACTGCCTCCTCCGCGTCGGCGCGGAGCATCTCGTCTAACCCCTCCCACGACGACTCCATCGGAAGCCCGGCGAAACTTCCGCTGTTTACGACGTAGAGCGCGTGGACGGTCGCCCCGTGAACGTCCGCGAGACGAACCGCGTGTTCGACGACCCGTTCTGACCCCTCCGAACCGTCCGTCGGAACGAGTATCCGGTCGTACATCACCATTGTTAACTCGTACCAAACTCGGTCGGTCACGGTCTTAACTGTTCGTGCCGACGGGTTCGAAACGAAGTACCCGCGACCGACTACAGAAGCACGTCTTTCACGTCGTCGACGCCCGCACGGCGGACGACGGCGCGGACGACGTCCCGCGCCCCCGCGAGGTTGTCGGAGTCGCCGTCCAACACGAGGAGTTTCGCCTCCCGGCCGGGTTCGACGCATCCGTAGTCGAGTCCGGCGACGTCCGCGCCGTTTACCGTCGCCATCTGCAGGACTTCCCGCGCCGACACGTCGCCGAGTTTCGCGGCGAACTCCATCTCGCGGAACATCGACGGCGAGTTCAACATGACGTTGTCCGTCCCGAGGGCGACGGTGGTTCGGTCCGCCAACTCCCGCATCGGCGGGACGCCCACGCCGGTGACGAGGTTCGACCGCGGGCAGACGACGACGGGCACCCCGCCGTCCTCGATGCGGTCGAGGTGGACGGGTTCCGGGTGGACCACGTGGACGAGGAAGTCCGGCGCCAAATCCAGTGCGGGGTCGATGTCGTGTGAGTCGCGTTCCCCCGCGTGGATGCCGAACAGTTTGCCCTCCTCGCGCGTCGCGTTCCGCGCCCGGTCGAAGTCGCCGTCTCGCGCGCCCGACGCGCCGAACCCGTCGGCGTCCCGCATCGCGTCGACGGTTTCGCGGCCCAACACGACCGGGTCGATGTCGAGTCCGGCCGTCGCCTCGCGGATGAGTTCGACGCCCTCGACGCCGCCCTCGCGGAACTCGACGCACGTCGCCGTCCCCGACGACTCCATGAACCGAAGCGACCGGCGCATCGCCTCGATTTTCTCCTCGCGACTCGCCTCTCGCAGGAGACGGTGTTTCAGGCCGTCCGGCGGCGCGACCAGTTCGTCCAAGGAGAGTCCCGCACCGGCCTCCTTGGCTATCGAGTCGCCGATGTGCGTGTGCGCGTTGACGAACGCGGGAAGGACGATGTCGTCCGAGTCGACGTCCGCCTCTTCGACGGCGGTTATTCGGCCGTCTTCGACGACGACGCGGCCCTCCACCGGTTCGAGCGCCCGTCCGCGGAGAACGGTCCCCTCGACTATCATGGCCGAGTGTCCCGCGGGAAGCGGCTTGAATCTCTCGAACCGTCCCGCCCGTCGTCGTCTCGTTTCGCCGCGGTCACTCCGAGAACTCGTCGAGTGTCGCGGTGACGCCGTGTCGAACGTCGGAGACGAGTGCGCCGTCCGCGTCGAGTTCGAGCACGGACGCCGCCGCCCGTCCGACGGCGTCCGTCTCCTCGCCGGGGGCGTAGACGCCGAGTCGCCACTGCTGTCGTTGGGCGGTCCGCAACGCGGAGACGAGAGGCGACTGCTTGCCGAGGCGTCGCATCTCCCCGCCCACCATCACCCGCGTCGTCGACTCGGTCATCGACGGGCGGCCGGGAACGTCCACGATGACGGACCCCCGTTCGACGCCCGCCCGGTCCGCGATTCGGCGTTCGAGTTCGTCTACCTCCTCGTGGTCCGCGTCCACGACGTGGTCCGGGACGTCCCCCATCTCGGCCCACACCGCGCGCTTGAACAGGTCGCGGCAGTCGAGTCTGCGGGCGAACGCCTCCGTCTCGGGCGTCGTGCGGAGCGACGCGATGAGGTCCGTGTCGTCCATCCGCCGGAGTTCCGCCGCCGTCAGGTCGGGTTGGTCGAGCAGTCGTTCCGCCGCGCGGCGCAGCATCGCCTTCGAGATGCGGGCGACGTGGTGTTGGTAGACGGTCGGATTCATCAGGGCGCGCGCCAGCAAGAGGCTCTCCGCCGTCTGGACGTTTCCCTCGTCTAAGACGAGTTCGTCGTCGACGAAGGTGAGTTCCCGAATCAGTCGTTCGTGGTCGATAGTGCCGTACGGGACGCCCGTGTGGTGGGCGTCGCGGACGAGGTAGTCCATCCGGTCGACGTCGAGTTCGCCCGAGACGAGTTGGCCGTACTTCCCGCCGCCCGCGACGAGTTCCGCGACGCGCGAGGGATCGAGGCCGTTGGCGCGGAGTACCTCCCCCACCTCGCCCGCGGCGAGGAGTTCCTCGACGTCGTCGTGGTACTTGCCGGTGTGGCGGTGCGTGACCGACTCGACGTTGTGACTGTACGGGCCGTGTCCCACGTCGTGAAGGAGGGCCGCCGCGCGGATTCGTTCGCCTCTGATACCGTCGATGCCGAGGTGGTCGAGGGCGCGAGAGGCGAGGTGGTAGACGCCCAACGAGTGCTCGAAGCGCGTGTGGTTCGCGGAGGGGTACACCAACTGCACCGTCCCCAACTGCCTGATGTGGCGGAGTCGCTGGACCTCCTCGGTGTCCAACAGGTCCTCCGCGACGCCCACGACTTCGATGTGGTCGTGGACGCTGTCCTTGATGGTCGTCATACCGGAGGTTCGACCGCCATCGGATAAAAGGCTCAGGGCGACCGGAGACATATCGGCACCGTCCGAGGCCGGACACGCCCGCGCCCAACGTCCGGACGAATGTCAAGACGAGAGGGGTATAACGGCCCGTTTCTCCGGTCGGTCGTCGGAGGAGAGACGAGGCAACTTTCAAACCGCCGGTCGCCGTACCGCGGAGCATGACTACCTTTCTCGCCGGGGGGACGGGGACGCCGAAGTTGCTCGACGGCGCACCCGGCGTCTTCGACCCCTCCGAGACGACAGTCGTCGCCAACACGGGCGACGACGTGGAACTCGGCGGGCACCTCGTCTGTCCGGACGTGGACACGGTGTTGTTCCACGGCGGCGGCGTCCTCGACACCGACCGGTGGTGGGGTATCGACGGCGACACGACTGAAACCGACGGCGAACTGCACCGACTCGCCGCGGCCGCGGGGGTAGAGAGCGGCCCGCGATATCTCTCCGACGAGGCCCAGACCGCCGGTCGGACCATCGCGCGGTGGCGACGGTTCTCCGGCGTCGCGGAGTTCATGGAGATAGGCGACAGGGACCGGGCCGTCCACATCACCCGAACCTCTCTGCTCGACGAGGGCCGCACACTCACCGAGGTGACGCGGACGCTGGCCGAGGCGTTCGGTCTCGAAATCGACCTCCTCCCCATGAGCGACGACCCCGTGGCGACCATCGTCCACACCGACGAGGGCGAGATGCACTTTCAGGAGTACTGGGTCCACCGCCGCGCAGACCCGGCGGTGGAAGGCGTCGAGTTCCGCGGCGCGGACGAGGCGACGGAGACGGAGGCGGTACTCGACGCGCTTTCGGACCCCGTCGTCGTCGGCCCGTCGAACCCCGTCACCAGCATCGGACCGATGCTCTCGCTTCCGGACTTCGAGGCGAAACTCCGCGAGACGCCCGTCGTCGCCGTCTCGCCGTTCGTCGAAGACGAGGTGTTCTCCGGCCCGGCGGCGGAGTTGATGCGCGGCGTCGGGTACGAGGCGTCCACGGCGGGCGTCGCGGAGGCGTACCCCTTCGCGGACGCGTTCGTCGTAGACGACGAGGACGGCACCGAACTCGACCGACCGGTCGTTCGGACGGACACGCGAATCGACGGGGCCGAGGACGCCGCGCGCGTCTGCCGGGCCGTCCGCGAGGCGTTGGAGGTGGTGACGTAGTGTTCGAACCGCGCGTCGCCCTCGCGAGTCTGAGCGGCGAGTCCGACGCCGAGTGGGCGCGCGCCGGTGCCGACGACGCGGGCGCGGCGTTCCTCGGCGGCATCGCCCTCGACGGGGACTCCCGCGCCGCCGCCCGGGAACTGGTCGAACGCGACAGAGCGGAGTTTCTCCCCGAAGACCCCCTCGCGTTCGTCGCCGCCGAACTCGACTCACTCGCGGACGCGCCCGTCCGACCGGCGGTGAACGTCCGAAGCACGACGCTCGCCCCCGTCAGAGAGGCGGCGCGACTCTGCGCCGACCGAGACGCGATTCTCGAAGTCAACGCCCACTGCAGGCAGGCGGAACTCTGCGCCGTCGGATGCGGCGAGAGTCTCTTGAGAGACACCGAGAGACTCGGCGAGTACGTCGCCGCCGCCGCCGAGGAGGGAGCCGACGTGAGCGTGAAAGTCCGCACGGAAGTCGAGGGCGTCGATCTCGTCGAGACGGCGCGCGCAGTCGAGTCGGCGGGTGCCGAGGCCGTCCACGTCGACGCGATGGACTCCGAACCGGTCGTTCGAGACGTGGTGGAGGCCGTCCCCGACCTATTCGTGATAGCGAACAACGAGGTGCGGGACCGAGAGAGCGTCCGGGAGTATCTCGACTACGGCGCGGACGCGGTGAGCGTCGGCCGACCGAGCGCCGACCCGCGCGTCCTGCGACGCGTCCGCGACGCCGTCGAAGAGTGGTTCGCGGAGTCCGCCGGGTCCGAGGAGTCGAACGCGGACGAGGTGTCGAGATGACCGCCCCGGGCGACCGAACGCCCGCCGAGAACGCCCAACTGGCGCTTCTCCTCGACGTTGCCGGGACGCCGAAGCCCGGCAACGTGGACCGCGAACGCGATTTAGGCGACCTCAGGTTCGAGCACTTCCTCGCGGGTGCGGTGGGGTCCGGCGAGGGCCTCCGCCGGGCGGCGTCGGGCGCGCCGGTCGGTGTCGCCTTCGAACGCGCGGTGGCCGGGATGAGTCGGCAACGCGGCGGGAACACCCAGTTCGGCTGTCTCCTCCTCCTCGTTCCCCTCGTCCGCGCCGCGGCCGACGGGTCGCTCTCGCCGTCGGGCGCGACGGCGGTGGCGGAGGCGACGACAGTCGCGGACGCGGTGGACTTCTACCGCGCGTTCGAACACGTCGACGTGGCCGTCGAGGACCCCCCGGAGGACGCGACCGACCTCGACGTCCGCCGCGGCGGCGACGCGGCGCCGACGCTCAGGTCCCGGGGACTCACGCTGTTCGACGTGATGGACCTCTCGGAGGAAGACGGCAACGCCCGCGAGTGGACGGGCGGGTTCGCGCGAACGTTCGACGCCGCCGCGTCGATGCTCGACGACGACGGCCCCGCGCCCGACAGGGTGGCGCGGGCGTTCGTGGAGTTGCTGGCCGACGAGGAAGACACGCTCGTGCGGACGAACCACGGCCCCGAAGTGGCCGCGGAGGCGCGCCGCCGGGCGGCCGAGGCGCAGGGGGACCAAGAGGCGGTGGCCGAACTCGCCGCGGAGTTCGTCGCCGAGGGAATCAACCCCGGAACGACCGCAGACATCGCCTGCGCGGCGACGTTCGTCGCCCTCGAACGGGGGATGCCGGTGTGAGAGGCGACCGAAACGGGTCGGAGGACGACGAGAGGACTCCAGAGGGGTGGCCGGTCGAACTCCGAGGGGTCACGGAGTCCGTGGTGACGACGCTCGGACCGAACGACCTGTGGAACGCCGCGGCCCTCGGACTGCACGCGCCCGACGGCGGCGAGAACGATGGAGACGCCGAGGACGCGGTCACTGCGACGACGTGGGGGAACACTCGGACGCGCCGGAACTTCCACCGGCGGGGCGGCGGCGTCGTGCAGTTCGTCTCGGACCCGCGGACGTTCGTAGACGCCGCGATGACGATAACGGAGGCGGAGTCGCCCGTCGTGGACGGCGCTCACGCGTGGGTCGAAGTCGAGACAGAGCGCATCGACGAGGGCGAATCCGGCGGGACGCGGTGGGAAGAGTGGGAACTCCGTCCCGTCGAGTCCGAAATCCGCTCGGAGACGGTGCCGACGATAAACCGCGGGTTCGCCGCCGTCGTGGAGGCGACGGTGGCCGCGTCGCGCCTCGACGTGCCCGCGTACGACACCGAAGAACTCCTCTCTCGACTTCGGTATCTCGCGGAGGTGGTCGAAACGTGCGGCGGCGCGCCGGAACGAGAGGCGTTCGCTACCGTCGACGAGGTGTCGGGGTGGCGCGGCCGTCTCGACGGCGTCGGAGACGGCGACCCGTGCGACGAGAACCCGTGACAATCGACGGCGACGGCGGGGGCGGAACGAATCGTTTTAGTGCGCGCTGACGGAATCGTCGGACATGGCAATCAAGCCCAAGTACGTAAAGCAGCTCGGCAACGTGCTGTTGGAGGAGTATCCGCAGGCGTTCAACACCGACTTCGAGACGAACAAAGACAGCGTCGACAAACTGACAAACGTGGACTCGAAGGGCGTCCGCAACCGAATCGCGGGCTACATCACGCGGAAGAAGGGCGCTCCGCAGCAAGCGGCGTAACTCTCTGAATCCTCTCTCTACGTACGCCTCCGCCGCCAGCCGCCGCTCTCTGCGGGCCTCGTCGCGCGCCGGTCTTTTGTCGCTTCGGCGCTCTAGCTTCGCCGTGAATATCATCGCGCATCGGGGATACGCCGCGCTCTATCCCGAGAACACCGTCGCCGCCGTCCGCGCGGCGTCCGCGGGTACCGCGGGCGACGGGCGGGTTCCGCCCGCCGACCTGATAGAAATCGACGTTCGGCGCTGCGCGACGGGCGAAATCGTCGTCTACCACGACGAGGGACTGGAGAAACTCACCGGCTACGAGGGGCTCGTCGCCGAGACGCCGCTCTCGACGCTCCGGACCCTGACGATACTGGACTCCGAGGAGTCGATTCCGCTCCTCGAAGAGGTGTTGGACGCCGCGGACCCCGAGACGCCGCTCGTCGTCGAACTCAAACACGCGGGGATGGCGCGGGAGGTGGCCGCCGCCTGCGAGGCGGCCGAAAACGACGCGGTTCTCTCTTCGTTCTTCGAGGGCGTGCTTCGGGAGTGCGCGTCGGTCTCTGCGCTCCCGCGCGCGCTCGTCTTCGATAGCGACTGGGACGCGTCGCTCTCGACGGCGAGAGAGTTGGGATGCAACTACGTCAACGCCGAGTACCACCTCCTTCTCGGTCACGAAGAGCGAATCAGCGCCGCGCAGGACGCCGGGTTCGAGGTGAACGCGTGGCACGTCACCGACGCCGACGCGGCGTCGCGACTCCGACGGCACGGAATCGACGGCATCGTGGTGGACGACCCGACCGGACTCGACCTGTAGGTCAGAACCGGTCGGCGCGGGCGGCGGCGGCCCACGCGTTCGTCGGCGCGCCGTCTGGGACGCGCGCGGACCGGCCCGAGACGCCTTCGAGTCGCCCGGCGAACGCCCACCGCTTGCCGTCCCACGTCTCCGCGTCGTCGCCTGCGGCCGCCGCCGCGGCGAGTTCGCCGTCGCGGATGTGAGCGGCCACCGCCGCGGCGATGGCCGCCGCCTCCGCGTCGTCGGCATCGTCGGGGACGGAGAGTCCCGCCGCGACGTCCGAGACGGTCACCTCGCCGTCCGCGCCGGCGTCGGCGTCGCCGTCCGCGCTCCGACCGCTCATATCGGGATGTTGCCGTGTTTCTTGTCCGGCAGGTCGGAGCGTTTCGTCTTCAGCATCTCCAGGTCAGAGACCAACCGAGAACGGGTCTCGGTCGGCGCGATGACGTCGTCGAGGTAGCCGCGGTCCGCCGCGGTGAACGGGTTCGCGAACTCCTCGCGGTACTCCGCTATGAGTTCATCGCGGCGGGCGTCGGGGTCGTCTGCCGCCTCCAGTTGGTCGCTGTAGAGGATGTTGACCGCGCCCTGCGGCCCCATGACGGCGATTTCGGCCGTCGGCCACGCGTAGTTCACGTCCGCGCCGAGATGCTTCGACGCCATCACGTCGTACGCGCCGCCGTAGGCCTTCCGCGTGATGACCGTCAGAAGCGGCACCGTCGCCTCGGAGTAGGCGTACAGCAGTTTCGCGCCGTGACGGATGATGCCCCCGTGTTCTTGGTCCGTCCCCGGGAGAAAGCCCGGCACGTCCACGAACGTCACGATGGGGACGTTGAACGCGTCGCAAAAGCGGACGAACCGCGAACTCTTCTCGGAGGCTTCGATGTCCAGCGTTCCGGCGTTGACGCGCGGTTGGTTCGCGACGACGCCGACTGAGTGACCGTCGAGGCGAGCGAACCCCACGAGCATGTTCTTCGCGAAGTCCTCTTGGACCTCGAAGAACGACCCCTCGTCTAGGACGCCGCCGACGACGTCGCGCATGTCGTAGGGCTTTCGCGGTTGGTCGGGGACGACGCTTTTGAGCGACTCGTCCGCGCGGTCCGGGTCGTCCCACGGTTCGACGCGCGGGGGGTCCTCGACGTTGTTCGGCGGGAGATACGAGAGGAGGCGTCGAATGTCGTCTAACGCCTCCTCCTCGGAGTCGCAGGCGAAGTGCGCCACCCCGGAGGTAGACGAATGCGTCGTCGCGCCGCCGAGTTCCTCGAACGTCACCTCCTCGCCCGTTACGGTCTTTATCACGTCCGGTCCGGTGATGAACATGTGGCTGGTGTCTTTCACCATGAACGTGAAGTCGGTGAGGGCGGGCGAGTAGACGGCCCCACCGGCGCACGGCCCCATGATGGCCGAAATCTGCGGGACGACGCCCGACGCTTCGGTGTTGCGGCGGAATATCTCGCCGAATCCGCTGAGCGATTGGACGCCCTCTTGGATGCGCGCGCCCGCGGAGTCGTTCAGCCCGATGACGGGCGCGCCGACTTCGACGGCTTTGTCCATCACCTTACATATCTTCTCGGCCATCACCTCGCCGAGAGACCCGCCGAAGACGGTGAAGTCGTGCGCGAAGACGAACGTCTTGCGGCCGTCGACTTCGCCGTACCCCG includes:
- the pccA gene encoding propionyl-CoA carboxylase biotin carboxylase/biotin-carboxyl carrier subunit, producing MFSKVLVANRGEIAVRVMRACEELGVRTVAVYSDADKHGGHVRYADEAYNVGPARAADSYLDHEAVIDAARKAGADAIHPGYGFLAENAEFAREVEQTDIKWIGPSADAMERLGEKTKARALMQEADVPVVPGTTEPVASVEEVKDVAEEFGYPVAIKAEGGGGGRGLKVVRNEEEAEEQLETAKREGEAYFDNASVYVEKYLESPRHVEVQILADEHGNVRHLGERDCSLQRRHQKVIEEAPSPALDDDLRERIGEAARRGVREAKYYNAGTVEFLVEDGEFYFMEVNTRIQVEHTVTEQVTGLDVVKWQLRVAAGEELDFEQDDVEIEGHSIEFRINAEKADEEFAPVTGGSLETYDPPGGIGVRVDDALRQDDELVTDYDSMIAKLIVTASDREECLARSERALSEYDIEGIETIVPFHRLMLTDEAFLAGEHTTKYLDEELDRERIAQAVEKWGPEERSDGEDDEEVTEREFTVEVNGKRFEVSLEERGAPAIPTPSAANGGSATRSRPDEATSDDGGEVEIEGDGEQITAEMQGTILSVDVESGDEVAAGDVVCVLEAMKMENDVVAERGGTVSQVLVSEGESVDMGDPLVVLE
- a CDS encoding maltose acetyltransferase domain-containing protein yields the protein MPSEKEKMLAGEMYDPTDETLVAERRAARRLTERYNATGIDDGAERERILRDLFGAVGENPTVEPTLKCDYGDNISVGDDFYANFDCVFLDVCPVEFGDDCMLAPGVHVYTATHPLDAEERTAGREYGKPVTVGDRVWFGGRAVVNPGVTVGDDAVVASGAVVTEDVPDNVVVRGNPAKVVKELD
- a CDS encoding biotin--[acetyl-CoA-carboxylase] ligase, producing the protein MNDTRRALLSALSDGPVAGPELAERLGVSRAAVWKQVESLREDGFGVESGDDGYRVTDVPEYGESAVAFGLDAPFEVEYHDSLGSTNDRGRELAVAGASNVAVVANEQTGGRGRLEREWTAPSGGVWVSLLVRPDQPPAHVPAFTLAAAVATTRAAREAGVDAHIKWPNDVLVGDVDDEDAGETAGRGGRKLAGVLTEMEGEADRVSWVVVGIGVNANVDAADLPPGATSIRAEAGDVSRRAFVQRLIEEFHALSEDTEAVLPAWREYSSTLGRRVRVETPGGTVEGEAIDVRFPGALVVRTDDGETVVHAGDCEHLRST
- a CDS encoding universal stress protein, which codes for MVMYDRILVPTDGSEGSERVVEHAVRLADVHGATVHALYVVNSGSFAGLPMESSWEGLDEMLRADAEEAVAEVRRIATDADIPAETKIIDGSPSREIVEYAEREGCDLVVMGTHGRGGLDRLLLGSVAEKVIRASNVPVLTVRVGADVGDGEETGRAASRAEEEGVEGERESGSGVEAD
- a CDS encoding amidohydrolase family protein, with protein sequence MIVEGTVLRGRALEPVEGRVVVEDGRITAVEEADVDSDDIVLPAFVNAHTHIGDSIAKEAGAGLSLDELVAPPDGLKHRLLREASREEKIEAMRRSLRFMESSGTATCVEFREGGVEGVELIREATAGLDIDPVVLGRETVDAMRDADGFGASGARDGDFDRARNATREEGKLFGIHAGERDSHDIDPALDLAPDFLVHVVHPEPVHLDRIEDGGVPVVVCPRSNLVTGVGVPPMRELADRTTVALGTDNVMLNSPSMFREMEFAAKLGDVSAREVLQMATVNGADVAGLDYGCVEPGREAKLLVLDGDSDNLAGARDVVRAVVRRAGVDDVKDVLL
- a CDS encoding HD domain-containing protein, giving the protein MTTIKDSVHDHIEVVGVAEDLLDTEEVQRLRHIRQLGTVQLVYPSANHTRFEHSLGVYHLASRALDHLGIDGIRGERIRAAALLHDVGHGPYSHNVESVTHRHTGKYHDDVEELLAAGEVGEVLRANGLDPSRVAELVAGGGKYGQLVSGELDVDRMDYLVRDAHHTGVPYGTIDHERLIRELTFVDDELVLDEGNVQTAESLLLARALMNPTVYQHHVARISKAMLRRAAERLLDQPDLTAAELRRMDDTDLIASLRTTPETEAFARRLDCRDLFKRAVWAEMGDVPDHVVDADHEEVDELERRIADRAGVERGSVIVDVPGRPSMTESTTRVMVGGEMRRLGKQSPLVSALRTAQRQQWRLGVYAPGEETDAVGRAAASVLELDADGALVSDVRHGVTATLDEFSE
- the cofD gene encoding 2-phospho-L-lactate transferase; this encodes MTTFLAGGTGTPKLLDGAPGVFDPSETTVVANTGDDVELGGHLVCPDVDTVLFHGGGVLDTDRWWGIDGDTTETDGELHRLAAAAGVESGPRYLSDEAQTAGRTIARWRRFSGVAEFMEIGDRDRAVHITRTSLLDEGRTLTEVTRTLAEAFGLEIDLLPMSDDPVATIVHTDEGEMHFQEYWVHRRADPAVEGVEFRGADEATETEAVLDALSDPVVVGPSNPVTSIGPMLSLPDFEAKLRETPVVAVSPFVEDEVFSGPAAELMRGVGYEASTAGVAEAYPFADAFVVDDEDGTELDRPVVRTDTRIDGAEDAARVCRAVREALEVVT